Genomic segment of Leifsonia sp. Root1293:
GGGGAGATTCCAGACATCTCCAGCCCGTTCCGTCGAGACGTCTTCAACGCCTATCGCTCGTACACTGTGCCTGGCAGCATTCCCATCGGGCTGCACCGCCACGCGGACGCACGGGGTTCGTTCTTCGAGATCCTCAAGTCCCGAGGCGGGACGGGTCAGACCTCCTTCTCGACGACGGTCCCCGGAGTTACGAGAGGCGACCACTTCCATCGCCGTAAAGTGGAACGGTTCGTCGTGCTGTCGGGCCGGGCGGTCATCTCCCTCCGGCGCCTCTTCAGCAACGAGGTCATCTCAATCGAAATCGATGGGGACGACCCCGTGGCGGTGGACATGCCCACGATGTGGAGCCACAACATTCGCAATACCGGGTCCCAGGAGCTGTACACGGCTTTCTGGACTAACGACCTCTTCGACCCACTCAACCCCGACACCTTCGCGGAGGCAGTATGACTACGACAGCGAGGCTCAAGGTGATGACGGTCGTGGGCACCCGACCGGAAATCATCCGGCTTTCCGAGACCATCAAACGCCTCGATGAATATACCGACCATGTCCTCGTGCACACCGGACAGAACTACGACTACGAACTCAACGAAGTCTTCTTCGAAGATCTCGGGCTGCGGCGTCCGGACATCTTCCTGGGTGCTGACACAAGTTCACTCGGAGCCGTGCTCGGCACGGTTATGACCGGCGTGGAGCTAGCGATCCGGAGTGAGAAGCCGGATGCATTCCTGGTGCTCGGCGACACCAACAGCTGCATCTCGGCCGTCATAGCGAAACGGATGAAGGTGCCCGTCTTTCATATGGAAGCAGGCAACCGGAGCTTCGATGAGAACGTGCCCGAGGAGACCAACCGAAAGCTGGTCGATCATGTCGCCGACTACAACCTCGCGTACACGGAGCACGCTCGGAGGAATCTTCTCTCGGAGGGGTTGCATCCGTCTCGTGTCATCATGACCGGCTCGCCGATGCGCGAAGTGCTCGAGGCGAACCGGTCGGCCATCGATGGTAGCGACATCTTGGAGAGGCTGGACCTGGCTCCGAAGGGATACTTCCTGGCAAGCGTCCACAGAGAGGAGAACGTCGACAATTCGGACAGACTCCGAGCTGTGGTGGCGTCGCTGAAGCTGGTGAGCGAGAAGTGGGGAAAACCGGTTCTGGTTTCGACGCACCCTCGCACTCGCAAGCGGTTGGAAGAAAGCGGCCTTCTCGACTCGGATGGCCTCGTGTTCCATCCGCCGTTCGGATTCCTGGACTACGTCCGGCTACAGATGGATGCACAGCTCGTATTGTCCGACAGCGGCACCATCGCCGAGGAATCAAGTCTTCTCGGGTTCCCCGCGGTGACTCTACGAGACTTCATCGAGCGTCCCGAGGCAATCGATTCGGGCTCGATCATCACGACCGGAGTCGAATCGTTCGCCGTCGTCGCAGCGATCGAGGTGCTGT
This window contains:
- the wecB gene encoding non-hydrolyzing UDP-N-acetylglucosamine 2-epimerase; translation: MTTTARLKVMTVVGTRPEIIRLSETIKRLDEYTDHVLVHTGQNYDYELNEVFFEDLGLRRPDIFLGADTSSLGAVLGTVMTGVELAIRSEKPDAFLVLGDTNSCISAVIAKRMKVPVFHMEAGNRSFDENVPEETNRKLVDHVADYNLAYTEHARRNLLSEGLHPSRVIMTGSPMREVLEANRSAIDGSDILERLDLAPKGYFLASVHREENVDNSDRLRAVVASLKLVSEKWGKPVLVSTHPRTRKRLEESGLLDSDGLVFHPPFGFLDYVRLQMDAQLVLSDSGTIAEESSLLGFPAVTLRDFIERPEAIDSGSIITTGVESFAVVAAIEVLLAGVSQERVLPAGYEIHDTSRRVLNFILSAAHSHRARLGLR